The region GGACCTGCTGGACAAACCCGGCCTGGAGAAGATCTTTAAACAGGTCTGGAACAAGTCCCTCTCCTCTTCTATAGCTAATATTGGTTTCATTTTAATGTAGCATTAAGTATTGGGTAGTGTAGCAAAAGGTCTAGACTTTAGATTGCTGTTAAAATGTTTACTGGTCTCTAGTGTTGTTACTGTGTTAATGCATGACTCTGTGTTCTTCAGCATTCGTTCTATGCAGTGATGCACTTTGCTGGGTTGAAAGCTGTTGGGGAATCAGTAGACCAGCCATTACGTTACTACAGGGTCAACCTCACAGGAACCATCAACCTAATGGAGGTGAGCTTCATTCCACCACCATGTTTACAAATCTGTTTTCATGCTTAAAGGCACCCATGGCTTTTAAACATTTCCCCTAATGTGTCACTGGATTATTTCTCCTTCTAAGTCCATTAAAAATACCCCCACCCCTTTACcttatattaattcattctctgtaagcgcttatccagttcagggttgcggtgggtccagagcctatctggaatcattgggcgcaaggcgggaatacaccctggagggggcgccattccttcacagggcaacacacacactcacacctacggtcacttttttgagtcgcaaatccagtttttggactgtgggaggactcctcacagacagtcacccggaagaaacccacgcagacacagggagaacacaccacactcctcactgacagtcacccggaggaaacccacacatacacagggagaacacaccacactcctcacagacagtcacccggaggaaacccacgcagacacagggagaacacacctcactcctcacagacagtcacccggaagaaacccacgcagacacagggagaacaccacactcctcacaaacagtcacccggaggaaactcacgcagacacagggagaacacaccaaactcctcacagacagtcacccgggcgggaatcgaacccacaacctccaggtcccaggagctgtgtgactgcgacactacctgctgtgccactgcgCCACCCCTTACCTTATATTAACAGTTAATATTATTAGGATACTTTCTAATAATTGGGATGCATTTGTATTGATGTATTTGTCATGAAATTAGGATACAAGCCAGAGGACATGATTATGTATCAAATTATGTGTCATTGGCAATATGTGTGGGTGCATCATGTGAAATATTATTATGAtctgaatttgaaaaaaaaaaagtttgtttttgtgtgtgcagcCTGTGGAATGAGTGTATTGGTTTATATATGTCAGGTGATGCAGGCTCAAGGGGTTCGTAATCTGGTGTTCAGCAGCTCAGCGACAGTGTATGGAGATCCTCAGAAACTGCCTATCGATGAGCAGCATCCAGCTGGAGGTTGCACAAACCCTTACGGAAAGACCAAGTTCTTCATCGAGGAGATGATACGGGACCAGTGCTGTGCAGAAAAAGTGGGTAAAAAGCTGTGTCTGGTGTATTGTAAGGTCACTCCATTACTGGCACTGATAACATATTTGTCCAGAAATATCCTACATATGGTCAGGACCAacaaagagcaggtatgacttgggtggtggctcattctcagcgctgcagtgacattgacatggtggtggagtcttgcactggtatgagtggatcagacacatcagcgTCTCAGAGAACACTGTATcgactcactgtccactctgttagacacacctacctcattggtccgcCTTGTAGATGTCAAGTCATAGACcgtagttcatctgttgttctacgtcagtgtcactgcagtgctgagaatgatccaccacctaaatcgtacctgctctgtggtggtcctttgggggttgtgaccattgaagagtggggtgaaatagggataagaaagtatgcagagaaacagatggactacagtctgtaattgtagaactacaaagagctcCTGTATGCTCATTAGAGCTGAGAAccaggtaggtgttcctaatccagtgatcattcggTGTATGTGGCAGCATGTAAATTGCAAAAACATCTGCTGGATGATAAATACCACACTTTTATTACTCAACCTCCAGGACTGGAATGCTGTGTTACTCAGGTACTTTAACCCAATCGGTGCTCACATCTCAGGGCAGATTGGAGAGGACCCACAAGGAATACCAAATAACCTTCTACCATATGTGGCCCAGGTaacccctctgaccaatcagcagtAAATTTGGGATTAAAGTTACTTTGCAGACACTACAGATTCCGTAAAACCTTTTACTTTAATTCATCATTCATAAGGGTACATAACACTCACATAAGCCTTTATGCCCTATGACAAAAACCTGTATACACATCTACAAATGCTAATCCCAGCAAGCATCAGTAGTTGACATAAAGATTCTAGCTCAAAACTGACTAAAGCAGTGTTTATGACTCTTGTTGAAATAAGGTTTTATAAATGCTGTTGTCATGAATGGCTTACGTAGCAGTTACGTGGTCTTATAAACAATTATAGTAATGTGTTACCAAAAGTTATGAGTAGATTTTTTAATGGCTCTATACACCTTGGTTTTCCAGGTGGCTATTGGGAGAAGAAAACATCTGAACGTGTTTGGTAATGACTACAACACAGCTGATGGGACAGGTAATGACCAATAAAGTGGATACAGTGTCAGCAGGTGGTGGAGAGATATGTTTATGTATAGTGTATACAGATACACCATAATTCAGATGTTTAGAATAACTGTTTTGTACGTCACTGTCTTCTATCTCTGTAGGTGTGAGGGATTACATTCATGTGGTGGATTTGGCAAAGGGACACATTGCTGCACTCAAGAAACTGAAGGACAACTGCGGCTGCAAGGTGgagccctttttttttttttttaaactttttctctctccactctctcttctggtcctttccctccctctcatTTCTGCTCTATGCCATAACTTTCTTCTCTTTCAAATTCTCTTCTATTCAAATTGTTCTCGTAATCTTCTGTTctgttttcctctcttctccaaTCCTATGTCATGttgcattttcttttctgttcatacatATTTTACTCAACTATAGtgtcactctctccctcttacTTTATCCTCCTTTATTTTACAGGTGTACAATTTGGGAACAGGTACTGGTTACTCTGTGCTGCAGATGGTGAAGGCTATGGAGAAGGCTTCTGGAAAACAGGTGTGAATACTGTCCATTATTATGTAGCACTATTTTTAGAGAACACAGAAATGAGAATTGTGGGCCAGTGCCAGTATACAATATGTTGATCTACCTGGATTAGCATGAGGgagaaatgttacatttacaaacactgtttctggaaaagttaggacattttgtaaaaggcAATAAATAGTACCTTTTTATTTTAGTGGAAAAAATACAACGAAATGATTACCATATTTATTGTATCttgttaatatattattttggatTTGATACCTGCAAAACACTCAAGGAAAGTACCGTAATACTTCATATTGTGAAAAGACTCaggaaatctggagaaatctttGTCCAGGTTGGACAAGCCCTGAAACCACTGCAGAATGTGTGACCTTTGAGTCCTCAGATGACATTGCACAAGAAATTGTATTTCAGAAAGTAGTTGTCACTTAATGCAGTCCACATCTGTATCAAGAAAGGCAACCTAAAACACTATTACTCATGGAGAATGACATGCATCAATTCTACACAGGAACACTCAAAGTCTCTGGAAACAATCATTGATTGCTCTGTGACAAAGATGAAAAAGACTATTCAAActatcacatttacatttaagacatttagcagatgctcttatctcGATTGACTTGcaaaagtgttttgtgtttggttGGAGTTTGTATTCCAGCTAGTACGAATAGGTGTGAAAGCCAACATCTGTCATAATATGAGGATGCATCTATGCACGAGTGACTTTTATATGTGTGAAGATAACACTGACACAGAGGTATTTATTTGGATTTTAGAGAAACATATGCTGCCAATAAGGAGACATTTCAGCCCATGGTTAgttcagcaagacaatgtcaGGCTTTAGTCTGCATGTGCTACAACAGCATCAGTACTTGTGTTTTACTGGCCTACTTGCAGTCAAGATCTGTATCCTACTGAAAATGTTTGACAAATAAtaaagaggaaaaacaaaacaacaaccacCACCACAGGCCAAATAAATCACCAAACAATCCAGGCAGCAATTaatatcctcagttcccaaacaatCAAAAGGcataattaaaaggaaaggtggtttaatcacagtggtaaacatgctttTGTCCCAACTTTGAGTTTGTTACCAGCATCaaattataaatacaattttgttggccagtgaaaacattggtatttttttctttgttttcttgtccaataaatacagttttaagcaaaggaacaaatcacagattctgttttttattttgcgTTACTAATTTTcccaacttttttattttacgtGTTAAGAATGCAATAAAATAGAGGAGTTTTAGATTAGTATATCTATGGAAACGTTCTGCTCTTCGGGTATACAACAAATGCATCATCAAATAGCATCTGTCCagtgctatttatttatttattttatttatttattttaatgtatatcTACTGCTACTGACTTGGTTTTAATATCATTGTGCATGCCAAAGTACCATTAAAACATCAAAACAACATTCATAATTCATATCCAGATTCTATTTATAGTAGCTAGATATAAAATCTGTTTATGACATGAGTTTTTTTGCCACAGATTGCTTACCAGATCGCCCCCAGGAGGAGTGGAGACATTGCGTCATGCTATGCAGACCCTCGCCTGGCAGAGAAAGAGCTCGGCTGGAAAGCTGATTTTGGCCTGGAGAGAATGTGTACGTATACAATCTGATGTCTTTCCTGGTAAAGTAGTTattagaataaataataattatagaaGAATTAATTTAGGATTCATTAATAAATCCTAATGAGCTgtacaaattaataaaataatatgagCATCTTTATATTGACTCAATACTCAGTGTAAAAATGTGATTGTCACTTTCTATTTCTGTGGTGTGACAGGTGAAGACCTGTGGCGTTGGCAATCCCAAAATCCCACTGGCTTCACTAACGGCCCActttgaaacaaacaaacatacacacacccatggGACCTTGATGATAAGATGAAGAAAACCCAGAGCCATGAAGTCCTTCACTGTTATAAGACTTGATTTTTTTACTGGAAGAAACCTCatgagacaatgaatgattccCTGAATTTAATTTCTCATCTAATTCCTTTTACCGGACCAAGCTTTACAATGTGTGTTCTGTGATACATGTTCTGTGATATATCccttaatatataaattaactGAATTCTTTATAAAGGTTTACTTAATCGTTCAtagatttttctctttattttcatttatgctCCTTGTCATAATTgcatttaaattaaatcaagAAAAGTAAAACAGGTGCTCTTTTTGCAACACATATAATGAAAGTTATGCAATTAAAGGGATGATGATCTAAATGTGGTAGTCTATTCATATatgtaaataactaaaaaaaaaaaagaaagatcatAAAGTGCACTTATGAATTCATGCAGTGTTTTCAACTTGAAGTCATTCAGATGCTTATGACTTGACTTATTTTGTATTAACTTTGGAATAATTGTAATCAAATTTTGTTACTTTGTAACAAAGAAACAACTTACAGATACGAAGGAATCTGCAGTTAAAACGGGGTGCCTACAGACCTTAATGAGCTGTAAGCATTTTGGATAATTGTATGAAAACCTGGCCCCAACAACAGTGTTGTCAAATGAAACAATGGAAAGTTTTAGAACAtccaacatccatccatccatccatcatctgtaaccgcttatccaatttagggtcgcggggggtccagagcctacctggaatcatcgggcgcaaggcgggaatacaccctggaggggacgccagtccttcacaaggcaacacagacacattcactcacacactcaaacctacggacactttcgagtcaccaatccacctgcaacgtgtgtttttggactgtgggaggaaaccggagcacccggaggaaacccacgcggacacggggagaacacaccaactcctcacagacagtcacccggagcgggaatcgaacccacaaccttcaggcccctggagctgtgtgactgcgacactacctgctgcgccaccgtgccgcccacatccAACATGGAGTGTGACCAAATGTATTGGGTATTTCCTGTTAGCTGAGTTGGTATAAACAAAATTAGAAGGTTATAAGGTGAAAACACTTCCTCCAACgatccaaaaacatgttggtagttgGACTGGCTGTATGAAATCGTCCACAtttgtgggtgtgagtgactggtgacGCTGTTACGGACTGACACCCTgccctgggtgtgttcctgactcgCACCAAATGACtcagggtaggctctgaacccacctcAACTCTGATCAGGATGATGAATTTCTCATGAATTAATTCCGTGTGATTAGAATTCACGTCAGCGTTTATTTCGGACAATCAGTTTGATTCAACTACATTAAACTTAACACTTCATCGGGTGCTCGAATCATTTCTAATTGACTCTTGTGCTGGTGATTCACTTTTTTCAGTGCGGGTGTAAAATGCTCGCTTTTTGGGAAGTGGCAGTGGTTAATCAAAATGGGAAACGGgtcttgtgaggagtgtgtgtggtgtatgatgagtgtgtgtggtgtatgatgagtgtgtgtgtgtgtaggtgtatgGAAGGGCTGACGGGTTCTCTGAACACCCACGTCAGCAAGAGCcttgtgttttttccccacacacagacacacacacacactctaacggGTTTTCGGGCTAAAGCAGGAAGTGGTCGGTTAAAGCTAAGGGGCTTTAACCACTCACTAAAAACGCCCCAAGTAGTCGAAAGACATGGAGATGGTTTGTGAAAGTGGAACGTGTACCGTTAAACCGTATCGGACACCGGGTCGTCAGTGagtatttcattttgttttaaggGTTGAGatgaaaaaaacacataaaacagaacacaaacaggGGGCTAACGTTTTAACCGCGGACTTTATATCCCTCAAACATGAGGGTGAAATTGGCTTCATATTCGCCTGCTACTCGTTCGAATtcgccgttccaccttaaattgtgcagcagtTACCTTCTGGCGCCTGAGGCACTACAATGTAGTTgccgcaccatttaaggtggaacggagagtcCGAAAAAAGGCAACTTCAGCTTCACGACCCCGGGCGTGGTGGCGATACATCTAAATCCGCCTTTTCAATCTTTCAAACCTTCGATATCTATTTacctttatttctttaataatgCTCGAAACGTTAGCATTAGTGATTGAAAAACGTTGttttttcctctgaaatgaaCAGAAAAGGTCGTTCGCTCGATGGGGCTCAAACGTCAAGGGCTTCCATGGGCTAACCTTACCGTTACCCGTTTCCGCAGTAGCGTTTAAAAAATACTACGCCTATTTCTTCTCACTATGTTTCACTTTTACAGTTTCATGATGTATATGGACGTAAATTGTTGGCTTTCAACCGGGTGTACCGCACGGACGGGTGTAACGTTACATATGTGCTCTTTTTCCCCTCTAGTGGTGTTCTCTCATTTGCTACACCGACCTCATTTTTACCTCCCTTATGTGGACGATTATACCAGAAAAATGGCTTGTATTAATGCCAGTTCATGTATTTTACTGGGAAAATGTATGAATTTGCCTGTGTACTCATGAAACAACATATGGTGGCAACCTTTatatatgaatacattttatatttgttaaaaacaaatcCTGC is a window of Hoplias malabaricus isolate fHopMal1 chromosome 1, fHopMal1.hap1, whole genome shotgun sequence DNA encoding:
- the gale gene encoding UDP-glucose 4-epimerase isoform X1 → MVQKVLVTGGGGYIGSHCVVELIEAGYQPVVIDNFSNAVRGEGDVPESIRRIEKFLDTKIDFQELDLLDKPGLEKIFKQHSFYAVMHFAGLKAVGESVDQPLRYYRVNLTGTINLMEVMQAQGVRNLVFSSSATVYGDPQKLPIDEQHPAGGCTNPYGKTKFFIEEMIRDQCCAEKDWNAVLLRYFNPIGAHISGQIGEDPQGIPNNLLPYVAQVAIGRRKHLNVFGNDYNTADGTGVRDYIHVVDLAKGHIAALKKLKDNCGCKVYNLGTGTGYSVLQMVKAMEKASGKQIAYQIAPRRSGDIASCYADPRLAEKELGWKADFGLERMCEDLWRWQSQNPTGFTNGPL
- the gale gene encoding UDP-glucose 4-epimerase isoform X2; translated protein: MVQKVLVTGGGGYIGSHCVVELIEAGYQPVVIDNFSNAVREGDVPESIRRIEKFLDTKIDFQELDLLDKPGLEKIFKQHSFYAVMHFAGLKAVGESVDQPLRYYRVNLTGTINLMEVMQAQGVRNLVFSSSATVYGDPQKLPIDEQHPAGGCTNPYGKTKFFIEEMIRDQCCAEKDWNAVLLRYFNPIGAHISGQIGEDPQGIPNNLLPYVAQVAIGRRKHLNVFGNDYNTADGTGVRDYIHVVDLAKGHIAALKKLKDNCGCKVYNLGTGTGYSVLQMVKAMEKASGKQIAYQIAPRRSGDIASCYADPRLAEKELGWKADFGLERMCEDLWRWQSQNPTGFTNGPL
- the gale gene encoding UDP-glucose 4-epimerase isoform X3, which gives rise to MVQKVLVTGGGGYIGSHCVVELIEAGYQPVVIDNFSNAVRGDVPESIRRIEKFLDTKIDFQELDLLDKPGLEKIFKQHSFYAVMHFAGLKAVGESVDQPLRYYRVNLTGTINLMEVMQAQGVRNLVFSSSATVYGDPQKLPIDEQHPAGGCTNPYGKTKFFIEEMIRDQCCAEKDWNAVLLRYFNPIGAHISGQIGEDPQGIPNNLLPYVAQVAIGRRKHLNVFGNDYNTADGTGVRDYIHVVDLAKGHIAALKKLKDNCGCKVYNLGTGTGYSVLQMVKAMEKASGKQIAYQIAPRRSGDIASCYADPRLAEKELGWKADFGLERMCEDLWRWQSQNPTGFTNGPL